A region of the Agrobacterium sp. RAC06 genome:
TCGCCGGTGTCCCAGTCCTCGAGTTTGTTGAGACAACAGAGGCCACAGCCATCGCAGAGGCTTTCCCATTCTGCGTTGCTCATTTCGGCCAGCGTCTTGGTCTTCCAGAAGGGCTGTTCGGTCATCGTCTCGTTCAACTGACTGTGGTCTTTCGGTCTTGCTGTGGCATCTGGCTGCGGTGCTGGCCGCTATCCTCGACCAGTCGGTGGCCGGGGTGCAACGCCCGCCGCCAAAAGCGCGTCCGGGGCCGCGCCGGGTTCACCATGGCCGGCGAAACCGCTTGTTCTTTTACGGCAAATCGACCATCACTCACATAATGACGACACGCCCGTAATCTCTCCGGGTCCTGATCCCAATCGGCGGGCGCGTCAAGGGAGCCGACAACAAGTTTTCGGGAAAAGCCACGGTGGCCGACAACGACAAGCCTGACGATCTTCAGCCTGCGGAGCGCCTCGGCGGCGCCGACAGCGGCGATCGGCCAGCTTCGGGCGCTGCTGGGACCAGCACCGAAAAGCCACAGAAGCTGAAGCGTCACATCTTTCTCAAGATCGACAGCTGGCTCGACTCGACGCTGTGGAATGCCGGTTACGACCTCGCCGAGGCCTGGGAAGAAATCACCATCTTCTTTCGCCGCTTCCGTGTGCGCGGCCTCAAGAAGCTCGGCTTCGAGATCGCCGGCGAAGCCATGACGCTCGGCACGGCGGGCATGGTGCTCTTGCTCGCGCTTGCCCAGCCGGCCTTCGAGGAAACCAAGAAGGACTGGCGCAACCACGACAATTTCGCCGTCACCTTCCTCGATCGCTACGGCAACACGATCGGCCATCGCGGCATCATTCATGAAAACTCCGTTCCGGTCGACGAATTGCCGGACCACCTGGTCAAGGCGGTTCTGGCGACGGAAGACCGGCGCTTCTTCGATCACTTCGGCATCGACTTCATCGGTCTTGCGCGCGCCATGACGGAGAATGCCAAGGCCGGCGAAGTGGTGCAGGGCGGCTCGACGCTGACGCAGCAGCTGGCGAAGAACCTCTTCCTCACCAATGAGCGGTCGATCGAGCGCAAGATCAAGGAAGCCTATCTCGCGCTCTGGCTCGAGGCGAACCTGTCGAAGAAGGAAATCCTGTCGCTCTATCTCGACCGCGCCTATATGGGCGGTGGCACGTTTGGCGCAGCAGCCGCCTCGCAATTCTACTTCGGCAAGAACATCACCGAAGTGACGCTTGCCGAAGCGGCGATGCTGGCCGGCCTGTTCAAGGCGCCGGCGAAATATGCCCCGCATGTCAACCTGCCGGCGGCGCGTGCCCGCGCCAACGACGTTCTCACCAACATGGTGCAGAGCGGGCTGATGACCGAGGGCCAGGTGGTCGCGGCACGCCGCAATCCGGCTTCCGTCATCGACCGCGACGAAAAGGATGCGCCCGATTTCTTCCTCGACTGGGCCTTCGAGGAGGTGCAGCGCATCGCGGCCCGCTTCAAGGATCATACGCTGGTCGTGCGCACGACAATCGATCTTGGCCTGCAGCAGGCAGCCGAAGAGGCGGTCGCCTCGTCTCTGCGCGAATATGGCGAGAGCTACAACGTCAAGCAGGGCGCCCTGGTGATGGTCGAAAACGGCGGGGCGGTGCGCGCCATGGTCGGCGGACGCGACTATGGCGAGAGCCAGTTCAACCGCGCGACAAGGGCGCTGCGCCAGCCCGGTTCGTCCTTCAAGATGTACACCTACGCGCTGGCCATGGAGAACGGCTATACGCCGGAAACCGTGGTTGTCGATGCGCCGGTCGCCTGGGGCAACTGGAGCCCGCAGAACTACGGTCGCAGCTTTTCCGGCCGGGTGACCATGGAAACGGCGCTGGCGAAATCGATCAACACGATCCCGGTCCGGCTCGCCAAGGAAAAATTCGGCATCGACGCGATCATCCAGACGACCAAGGCGATGGGTGTGGAGACGCCGATCAAGAAGGACGTGACGATCCCGCTCGGCACGTCGGAAGTCACCGTCATGGATCAGGCGACCGCCTATGCCGTGCTACCGGCCGACGGTTATGCCTCGCGCCGCCACGGCATCGCGCAGATCGTCAATTATGCCGGCGAGGTGCTTTACGACTTCGAGCGCGACGCGCCCGCGCCCGAGCGCATCCTGTCGGAACAGGCCGCCCGCTCGATGAACCAGATGATGACCAAGATCCCCTATATCGGCACGGCACGGCGCGCGGCGGTTGACGGGATCCTGACCGCCGGCAAGACCGGTACGACCCAGGCTTACCGCGATGCCTGGTTCGTCGGCTATACCGGCAATTACACCGCCGCCGTCTGGTTCGGAAACGACGACTATACCTCGACCAACAACATGACGGGCGGCTCGCTGCCGGCCATGACCTTCAAGAAGCTGATGGACTATGCCCATCAGGGCATCGACATCAAGCCGATCCCCGGCGTCGACCAGCCGATGCCGGAGAGGGAGGCCAAGCCCGAAGTCGCAGATGCCGCCAATCCGGATGCTCTGCCGCCGATGGTGCGTCCGCGCTCGCTGTCATCGCAATCGACCCGCCTGATCCGGGAGCTTGCAACGCGGCTGAAATCTGCCGACGCGCTTTCGGCACCGGCGGGCACGGCACAGGCGGCGATAGAGCCCGAAACGACGGGATCGACCGGTCGTTAAGACAATCACAAGTTTACTTCATCTCAAGCACGGTGGCTGCGAATCACGACAGCGGCGCGTCGGCTTTCGGCACTCTGTGCGTCCCATCGAGGCACAGGCCTGCGCCCGCACTTCCCTACCATCCTGAA
Encoded here:
- a CDS encoding transglycosylase domain-containing protein, with product MKRHIFLKIDSWLDSTLWNAGYDLAEAWEEITIFFRRFRVRGLKKLGFEIAGEAMTLGTAGMVLLLALAQPAFEETKKDWRNHDNFAVTFLDRYGNTIGHRGIIHENSVPVDELPDHLVKAVLATEDRRFFDHFGIDFIGLARAMTENAKAGEVVQGGSTLTQQLAKNLFLTNERSIERKIKEAYLALWLEANLSKKEILSLYLDRAYMGGGTFGAAAASQFYFGKNITEVTLAEAAMLAGLFKAPAKYAPHVNLPAARARANDVLTNMVQSGLMTEGQVVAARRNPASVIDRDEKDAPDFFLDWAFEEVQRIAARFKDHTLVVRTTIDLGLQQAAEEAVASSLREYGESYNVKQGALVMVENGGAVRAMVGGRDYGESQFNRATRALRQPGSSFKMYTYALAMENGYTPETVVVDAPVAWGNWSPQNYGRSFSGRVTMETALAKSINTIPVRLAKEKFGIDAIIQTTKAMGVETPIKKDVTIPLGTSEVTVMDQATAYAVLPADGYASRRHGIAQIVNYAGEVLYDFERDAPAPERILSEQAARSMNQMMTKIPYIGTARRAAVDGILTAGKTGTTQAYRDAWFVGYTGNYTAAVWFGNDDYTSTNNMTGGSLPAMTFKKLMDYAHQGIDIKPIPGVDQPMPEREAKPEVADAANPDALPPMVRPRSLSSQSTRLIRELATRLKSADALSAPAGTAQAAIEPETTGSTGR